Part of the Streptomyces sp. HSG2 genome, AGGGTGTTGTACGCCTCTGACGTGTACTCGGCGGATTCAAGTGGTCGTCGCGCACTTCGGCGACCATGCGCACCGCACAACGGCGGAGCTCAAGCGGGCAACGGGAGGGTCGTGCCATGACTCAATCCTTACATGGAACCGAGCCTCCACTTCACCCGGGGCGGTTCATGAGAACCCAGTACTGCGGCTGCGTGACGTCGATCCTGGCCATGGCGTCACGCAGATGCCGGGTGCCGGCCGTCTGGGTCAGGCCGCACCAGTAGCCGACCGGCTGAGTAGCCAGCATGTCATCGGTGGCGGCCGGGTTCGCCGGTGCCTGGTCGGTGGTGGATCCGGCCAGTATTTCCATGATCGCGACGCTACATTCCTCCGGCGCGCCGGACCACGGGAATGCCGCATCTGCCGCAACTCGCCCCCGGGTGTACATCGGAGCCGTCGGCCGCCGTACTTTCCGTTCCGTTGCGGCCCGCGCCGTCATGCAGAAGCCCACCGCGACCTGTGCCGACGATGGCTCACCCCCGCAGCCGTCGGGTGCGTCACGAAACCGCATTGGAGTACTCGTGGGGAGTATCCCGTCTCCCAGGTGGGAGACGAGTGGGAGATGATCATGGCGTGGTGCTGCGATCAGGCGCTGGGAAATGCCAGATAGCGCTACCTGTGCGGGCCCGGTTTCAGCCGCCGGATTCGCCCGCGTGCGGGCTCAGCACACCCATGCTGACCAGGACGATGATGACGATTCCGAGGGCGACGCGGTAGTACACGAACGGCATGAAGCTCTTCGTCGAGATGAACTTCATGAACCACGCGATGACCGCGTAGCCGACGCCGAAGGCGACGAACGTCGCGAAGATGGTGGGTCCCCAGGAGACATGATCGTCGTCCATGGCGTCCTTGAGTTCGAAGAGCCCGGAGGCGAGCACCGCGGGGATGGCCAGGAGGAAGGAGTAGCGTGCCGCCGCCTCCCGTCGATACCCCATGAAGAGGCCGCCGCTGATCGTCGCCCCCGACCTCGACACCCCGGGGATCAGGGCCGCCGCCTGGCACAGCCCGTAGATCAGTCCGTCCTTGACGCCGAGGTCCGTCAGTTCCTTGCGTGGCCTGGCCGCCCGGTGCCGCCCGCCACTCTCGTCGCGTGCGGCCATCCGGTCGGCGACACCGATGACGATGCCGACGACCACCAGCATCGTCGCGGTGATCCGCAGGTCGCGGAAGGGGCCTTCGATCTGGTCCTTCAGCGTCACTCCGAGCACGCCGATCGGGATCGAACCGATGATCACCAGCCATCCCATGCGCGCGTCGGGGTCGCGGCGCATCCCCTTGTCGGTCAGCGACCGGGTCCACGCCGCGAGGATCCGGCCGATGTCCTTGCGGAAGTAGATGAGCACGGCCGCCTCGGTGCCGATCTGGGTGATCGCCGTGAAGGCGGCGCCGGGGTCCTGCCAGCCCGAGAACGCAGCGGTCAGCCGCAGGTGCGCGCTCGACGACACGGGCAGGAATTCGGTCAACCCCTGGACGAGTCCGAGGATGAGGGATTCAAACCAAGACATGAAGAACGGAGTCCAAGTGCCGATCGTGAAACGGTCGATGGACACACTCCGGACGCCGCGAGCGGGAAATCGGGTGCGAGCGTGTCGGGGGCAGCGTAGCGCCCTCGGGTGACGGGTCGCGCACAGGGGCGGGAGCGTGCTCGGCGAGGGGAGAGATCCCGGAGGCGCCGAAGCCGGGACGCGCGCCGGCGGGGGGGCGAGGCGGGGCGGCGGTGCGCGGCCGGGGTTCGCGGGGCCGTGCCCCGGTCCCGCCGCGCTCGGGTGCCTGGTCGGCGGTGCCCGATCCCGGTGGCGGGCGCGATCCCCGAACGGTGTGGACGGGCGATGTGTCAGCTCTTCCGGAGCCGGTGCCGCTTGCTCCAGGCCACGAGGGCGCCCGCGAGCCCCGGCACGGCGACGCAGGCGAGCGCGATCAGGAAAGTGGGCGACGCGGGGGCGGTCGCGCCGGCGCCCGCGACGGCGTACGCCGCGGTGTTGGGGATCGATCCGACGCCCGTGGCCAGCAGGAAGGGCGTCAGACCCATCCGGGACACCGAAGCGCAGTAGTTGGTGACGGCGAACGGCACGCCGGGGAACAGCCGAGCGGCCAGGACGGAGCGGAAACCGTGTCGGCTGAGCTGCCCGTCGGCGGCCCGCAGCCACCGGCCGCGCAGCAGGGAGCGCAGGGCGTCCTGCCCGAGGGCGCGTCCGATGCAGAAGGCGATCCCCGCGCCCAGCACGGTTCCCACCAGGGCGGCGGCCAGGCCGAGCCCACCCCCGAGGAGGGCGCCCGCGCCCAGGTTGAGCAGCGGGCGTGGGACGAACGCGACGGTGAGAACCCCGTACGCCGCCGCGTAGGCGAGGGCCGCGGCGGCGCCACCCTGAAACGAGGGTGGGCCGACCGTGAGCAGCCGCTCCGGACCGACGGACACGGCCGCGAAGGCGGCCGAGGCGAGCAGGACGAGGAGGACGGCCAACCGCGGCCACGGGGCCCGAGGCACGGCGACGTCCGCCGTGTGGCGGGTGTCCGAGCCGGCGTCGGTGCCGGCGGTGGCTCCGTTCCCCCCGGCCCCGGGGCCTGTTCCCCCGACGTGGCGGAACGGGCCCGGGGTGTCCGGGCAGAGGGCGGGGGCGGTCCGTGTGACGATCGGGCCGGCGATCGCTCGGGGCACGGTGGTGGGGTCGAGCATCCGGCGACAGTAGCCCAGGGGTCGGGCGGCGGGCCCTGTGGCGCTTGTCATGGCTCTCCTGGTGAGCACTTCCTGCGGAGGGCGCGTGTTCGGGACCGGCCCCGCAGAAAAACCTGTCGACGACCTCAAGCCGGGTCGGCACCATGGACGTCATGTTCCGGCACGCCTTCCTCCTCGACGCGTCCGCCCTCGCGGCGGACGCCCGGAAGGCTGCCGTGATCGCTTCCGCGGCCTCCGGCGGCGCCCGAAGCTGACCCTCCCCGGATCGTCCGGCGGACCCCGCAGGGGGAGGGTCGGCCAGTCACCGGGGGTCCCGCTTCCCACCCAGCTTCGAGGGATCGCATCGCCATGTCCAAGACGGCGTACGTCCGCACCAAACCACACCTCAACATCGGCACGATGGGCCACGTGGACCACGGCAAGACCACGCTCACCGCCGCGATCACCAAGGTGCTCGCCGACCGCGGCGCCGGAACGTTCGTGCCGTTCGACAGGATGGACCGCGCGCCCGAGGAGGCCGCGCGCGGCATCACGATCAACCTCGCCCACGTCGAGTACGAGACGGACACCCGGCACTACGCCCACGTGGACATGCCGGGCCACGCCGACTACGTCAAGAACATGGTCACCGGCGCCGCCCAACTCGACGGCGCGATCCTGGTCGTGTCGGCGCTCGACGGGATCATGCCGCAGACCGCGGAGCACGTGCTCCTGGCGCGGCAGGTCGGTGTGGACCACATCGTGGTCGCGCTCAACAAGGCCGACGCGGCGGACGAGGAGCTGACCGACCTCGTGGAGATGGAGGTGCGTGAGCTGCTGGAGTCGCACGGCTACGGCGGCGAGACAACGGCCGTGGTGCGCGTCTCCGGGCTGGGCGCCCTGCGCGGGGAACCTCGGTGGACGGCGGCGATCGAGGCGCTCCTCGACGCGGTGGACACCTACGTGCCCATGCCCGAGCGCTACCTGGACGCCCCGTTCCTGCTGCCGGTGGAGAACGTGTTCACCGTCACCGGCCGGGGCACGGTGGTCAGCGGCGCGGTCGAGCGGGGGGCCGTCCGGCTCGGCGACCCCGTCGAGGTCGTCGACGCCGGGCTCCGCACGGTGGTCACCGGTCTGGAGACCTTCGGCAAGACGATGGCGGAGGCGCGGGCCGGAGACAACATCGCCCTGCTGCTGCGCGGCGTGCCGCGGGACGCCGTCCGACGCGGACACGTGGTCGCCGCGCCTGGTTCCACCACCGTGTCCCGGCGGTTCACCGCCCGGGGGTACGTGCTGACGGCCCGTGAGGGCGGTCGTTCCACGCCCGTCGTGACCGGCTACCGGCCGGAGTTCCACCTGCGTACCGCCGATGTCGTCGGCCGAGTCGACCTGGGTGACACCGGTGTGGCACGGCCCGGTGACAGCGTGGCCATGGCGGTGGAGCTCGGCCGTGCCACACCCCTGGAGCCCGGTCTGGGGTTCGCCGTCCGCGAGGGCGGCCGGACCGTCGCCTCGGGCACCGTGACCGCCGTGGGGTGAGGTCTCCCGCCCGGGGAGTGGGGCCTCGGCGCCGGAGTCGGCCGTTCCTGGTCGTCGAGGCCGCCCGACAGGGCGTCGGCGGCCCCACTTCGACGCCCGCGCCGCCCGGTCCCGGGCCGTGACCGGGGCCGGAGCGGCGCGGCCTCGGCCTCGCGGCACAATGGAGAGGTGACAGAGTCGACCGCCGTCAGCCGGACCGTCGATCGCGGGACCGCCCGGCTGTTGCCCGACGTGGACCGGGCGCGGGCCTGGCTGCTGACCGTCGACGGAGCCCCGCAGTCCTACGTCGACCTGGACGCTCCGGAGCATCTGGAGTTCGAGTACACCCGGCGGCTCGGGCATGTCCTGGACGTGGTCGCGCCCCCCGGGCTGCCCCTGGACGCACTCCACCTCGGCGGTGGGGCCCTGACCCTGCCCCGATACCTGGCGGCCACCCGGCCGGGTTCGCGACAGGACGTGGTGGAGGTGGACAGGCGTCTGTGGGAGCTGGTCGCGGAGCGGCTGCCCTTGCCGGACGCCTGTGGCGTCGCCCTGCACGTGGCGAACGCCCGCGCCTGGCTGGCCGACGCGCCGGAGAAGTCGGCCGACGTGTTGGTCGCCGACGTCTTCGGCGGCGCCCGGGTACCGGCCGAGGTCGCCTCGCTGGGGTACGCCCGCGAGGCCGAGCGTGTGCTGCGAGGCGACGGCGTCTACCTGGCCAACCTCGCGGACGCCACGCCTTTCGCGTTCGTCCGTTCCCAACTGGCCACCTTCCGAACGGTATTCGAGGAGGTACTGGTCATCGCCGAGCCCGGCGTGCTGCGCGGTCGCCGGTTCGGCAACCTGGTGCTCGTGGCGGCCCACCGGCCCGTCGACACGGTGGGCCTGTCCCGAAGGATCGCCGCCGACGCCTTCCCGGCCAGGGTGGTGCGCGGCGACGCGTTGCGGGACCTCGTCGGGGGTGCGGCCCCCGTTCGAGACGAGGACGCGGTCCCTTCGCCGGAGCCGCCGGAGGGGGCGTTCCGCCTCGGTTGAGGGCGGGTCGATCGCGGCCGTGCTCCTCCGCGCCACCGCTCGGCGACCGGGCTCGCGGCGGGGGCACCGCCGTGGTGGGCGCCCGGTGAGGGACGAGGTCGGAGAGGGCTGGCCGGCGTTACTACCCGTCGGTAATATGTCGTGCATGACAGTCGACAGCTCCTCGATGGGCGAAATGCTGGCCACAGCGGTCCCGATGGTGCGCACCCTGAACCTGGAGTTCGTCGAGGTGACCCCGGAGCGGGCCGTGCTCCGACTCGCGGACCAGCCCGCTTACCACAACCACCTCGGCGGCCCCCACGCCGGCGCCATGTTCACGTTGGCCGAGTCCGCCAGCGGGGCCATCGTCCTCACCGCCTTCGGCGAGCAACTCTCGCGCGCGGTCCCGCTCGCGGTGCGGGCCGAGATCGACTACAAGAAGGTCGCCATGGGGCCGGTGACGGCCACGGCGACGCTCGGACGCCCGGCCGGGGAGGTCGTCGCCGAGCTCGACGAGGGCAGGCGCCCGGAGTTCCCGGTGAGCATCGCGATCACCCGGGAGGACGGTGCCGTGTCGGGCGAGATGACCGTGATCTGGACCCTGCGCCCCAACTCCTGACCGATCGGGACGAGGCCTGCCCCGCCAGGCCGGGGCCCGGGCCCCGTGGGGTGAAGATCACAGCCTTCTCCTCGCCCGGCCGAGAGGCGCGCTGAGTACCGTGAGCGGGTGCGGATGCCCAAGAACACGTTCTCGTCCTGGTGGCGCGGCCTCGGGCAGCGCGCCGTCCACGCGAGCTGGGCCTGGGTGCAGCGCACCGGCTCGGTCACGGCCGAACACCCCGGGCGCCTCCGCTTCCGCTCGCTCGGTCCGGGCACCCGGCTGGCCTTCCCCCTCGGCACCGTCTTCGGCGAGCCGTGGATCGAGCTGGGCGCGCATTGCGTCATCGGCGAACAGGTCACGCTGACCGCCGGCCTCATGCCCGACCTCGACCTCGGCCCCGAGCCGATCCTGCGCATCGGCGACGGCGTGGTGCTCGGCCGCGGCAGCCACGTGATCGCCGATACCACCGTCACCGTGGGAAGCGACTGCTACTTCGGCCCCTACGTCTACGTGACCTCCACCAACCACTCCTACGACGACCCGCATCAACCCATCGGCAAACAGTGGCCCCGGATGAGGCCGGTGGAGATCGGCCCCGGTTGCTGGGTCGGTACCGGCGCCACGATCCTGCCCGGCGCCCGGATCGGACGGAACGTGGTGGTGGCGGCGGGAGCCGTCGTCCGGGGCGAGGTACCCGACCACGCGGTCGTGGCGGGCGCGCCCGCCCGAGTCGTGCGCCGATGGAACCCGGAAACCGGCTGGCAGCCCCCGCTGCGCACGCCGGCACCCGTCCCCATACCCGCCGGCATGACGCCGGAGCAGCTTTGCTCCCTGGCGGCCCCGGCTCCCTCCGCGTCCGACCCGACCCCGCTCGACGCCGACGCCTGAACCCCCGGACCGAGGCCGTACGACGTGACGCGGTGTCGGAGGTCCGCGCCTTGCGACAGGACCCGACCGGCGGGCCCCGGTCCGCCGCCGTGCCCCGGCACCGCGGGGCTCCCTCCCTCGAGGTGCCGGGGCACGGCCGGGCACCCGGTCGGCCATCCCGCCCGGAGACTCGCGGGATGGCGCCGACCGACCGCGACTGTCCCGG contains:
- a CDS encoding DUF4442 domain-containing protein codes for the protein MSCMTVDSSSMGEMLATAVPMVRTLNLEFVEVTPERAVLRLADQPAYHNHLGGPHAGAMFTLAESASGAIVLTAFGEQLSRAVPLAVRAEIDYKKVAMGPVTATATLGRPAGEVVAELDEGRRPEFPVSIAITREDGAVSGEMTVIWTLRPNS
- the tuf gene encoding elongation factor Tu; translation: MSKTAYVRTKPHLNIGTMGHVDHGKTTLTAAITKVLADRGAGTFVPFDRMDRAPEEAARGITINLAHVEYETDTRHYAHVDMPGHADYVKNMVTGAAQLDGAILVVSALDGIMPQTAEHVLLARQVGVDHIVVALNKADAADEELTDLVEMEVRELLESHGYGGETTAVVRVSGLGALRGEPRWTAAIEALLDAVDTYVPMPERYLDAPFLLPVENVFTVTGRGTVVSGAVERGAVRLGDPVEVVDAGLRTVVTGLETFGKTMAEARAGDNIALLLRGVPRDAVRRGHVVAAPGSTTVSRRFTARGYVLTAREGGRSTPVVTGYRPEFHLRTADVVGRVDLGDTGVARPGDSVAMAVELGRATPLEPGLGFAVREGGRTVASGTVTAVG
- a CDS encoding fused MFS/spermidine synthase, which codes for MTESTAVSRTVDRGTARLLPDVDRARAWLLTVDGAPQSYVDLDAPEHLEFEYTRRLGHVLDVVAPPGLPLDALHLGGGALTLPRYLAATRPGSRQDVVEVDRRLWELVAERLPLPDACGVALHVANARAWLADAPEKSADVLVADVFGGARVPAEVASLGYAREAERVLRGDGVYLANLADATPFAFVRSQLATFRTVFEEVLVIAEPGVLRGRRFGNLVLVAAHRPVDTVGLSRRIAADAFPARVVRGDALRDLVGGAAPVRDEDAVPSPEPPEGAFRLG
- a CDS encoding undecaprenyl-diphosphate phosphatase gives rise to the protein MSWFESLILGLVQGLTEFLPVSSSAHLRLTAAFSGWQDPGAAFTAITQIGTEAAVLIYFRKDIGRILAAWTRSLTDKGMRRDPDARMGWLVIIGSIPIGVLGVTLKDQIEGPFRDLRITATMLVVVGIVIGVADRMAARDESGGRHRAARPRKELTDLGVKDGLIYGLCQAAALIPGVSRSGATISGGLFMGYRREAAARYSFLLAIPAVLASGLFELKDAMDDDHVSWGPTIFATFVAFGVGYAVIAWFMKFISTKSFMPFVYYRVALGIVIIVLVSMGVLSPHAGESGG
- a CDS encoding VTT domain-containing protein; translated protein: MTSATGPAARPLGYCRRMLDPTTVPRAIAGPIVTRTAPALCPDTPGPFRHVGGTGPGAGGNGATAGTDAGSDTRHTADVAVPRAPWPRLAVLLVLLASAAFAAVSVGPERLLTVGPPSFQGGAAAALAYAAAYGVLTVAFVPRPLLNLGAGALLGGGLGLAAALVGTVLGAGIAFCIGRALGQDALRSLLRGRWLRAADGQLSRHGFRSVLAARLFPGVPFAVTNYCASVSRMGLTPFLLATGVGSIPNTAAYAVAGAGATAPASPTFLIALACVAVPGLAGALVAWSKRHRLRKS
- a CDS encoding acyltransferase: MPKNTFSSWWRGLGQRAVHASWAWVQRTGSVTAEHPGRLRFRSLGPGTRLAFPLGTVFGEPWIELGAHCVIGEQVTLTAGLMPDLDLGPEPILRIGDGVVLGRGSHVIADTTVTVGSDCYFGPYVYVTSTNHSYDDPHQPIGKQWPRMRPVEIGPGCWVGTGATILPGARIGRNVVVAAGAVVRGEVPDHAVVAGAPARVVRRWNPETGWQPPLRTPAPVPIPAGMTPEQLCSLAAPAPSASDPTPLDADA